The Rhodopirellula halodulae genome includes the window GATAATGGCAAACACTCCGCTCGACCTCGGCCAATTGGCTTTGGATCGCAATCCGAAAGAACATCAGTCTCGGCAACCATCTCGGTACCGTCGATTCGGCATCCGATATTTATTGCCCGCGGCGACCTTGATCGGCTTCGCCGCATTGTTGGGTGTTTCGGCGGGGCGACACTGGTTGCCTCGGCCGAAGGTTTCGGTGATGCCGGTGATTGCCAAGCGAGCTGAGGTGGTTCAAGCGGGGACAGCGTTGTTCCAGGCTCCGGGGTGGATCGAACCGCGACCGACGGCAATCAGCGTCGCGGCTCTGGCTCCCGGAGTGATCGAATCCTTGCTGGTGGTGGAAGGGCAGGCCGTTGAGAAAGGGGAGCCCGTTGCTCGTCTCATTTCCATTGATGCAGAATTGAATGTCGAGCGTGCGAGGAACACGGTTGCCATCCGGGAGGGAGAGTGGAAGCGAGCCAAAGCGGAATTGGCCGCTGCAAAACGTCGACTCAATCATCCATTGCACTTGCAGGTCCAACTGTCCGACGCCGAAAGCATGTTGGCGAAAGCGGAAACGGAGTTGGCCAAGTTGCCATTCCTAGCAGAGGCGGCGAAGGCGAATGTGAAATACGCCGAGCAAAACTTGCAGGGCAAACGGTCCGCTGAAGGAGCGATCTCCGGCCGGCTTCTTTCTCGCGCGGAGAGCGACCTCGCGGCGGAGCAGGCCAAGTTGCAAGAGTTGGAGCAACGTGAGCCGAATTTAAAACGAGACGTCCATGCACTCAGCAACAAGGTGCATGCTTTGAAGAGTCAATTGGAGCTTTTGATTGAGGAAACCCGACAGGTGGAGGAAGCCGAGGCGAAGGTCGATTCCGCCGCAGCGCTTTGGGAAGAAGCGAAGTTGCAATTGCGTCAAGCGAAGTTGGTTTTGGAACGCAATGTGGTGAAATCACCGATGTCGGGGCGCATTTTGAGGTTGGTGGCTTCACCGGGCACGCGTGTTTCCGGGGCTTCGTCATCGGCTTCGCACAGTGCCAGCACGGTGGTCGAGATGTACGATCCCGAACGATTGCAGGTGAGAGCTGACGTGCGTTTGGAAGATGTTCCGATGGTTCAAAAAGGCCAACCGGTGGAGATTGAAACGGCATCGTCTTCTGTGGTGATCCAAGGACGCGTTTTGCAAGCCACCAGCGCGGCGAATGTTCAAAAGAACACGCTGGAGGTCAAAGTCGAACTGATGGATCCGCCCGCCACGGTGAGCCCGGAGATGCTGGTCACCACGACGTTTTTGTCGCCCGAGGTCAATGGTGGTGTCGATGCGTCGGCCGAACGCGAGCGTTTGTTCATCCCCAAATCGTTGATTCAGACGAACGATCAAGGCGACTATGTTTGGTGCGTCAGTGCCGAGTCGATCGCTGAAAGGAAGGCTGTGAGTGTTGGCGGAACGGCTGGGGATGACTTGGTGGAAATTGAATCTGGACTGGATGTCACCGCCAAATTGATCACCAGCCGACCGTCAGGTTTGAAGGATGGTGACTGGGTGGAAATCGAATCGGAAGATCAAACAATGGGGGTGAACTGATGGCATTGGTCGAATTGCGAGGCGTGTCGAAAAGTTTTCAAAAGGGAGATCAGACGATCACGCCGTTGGATCAAATCGATTTAGACATCCACGAGGGTGAGTTTGTCTCGCTGATGGGGCCGAGCGGGACCGGGAAGAGCACTCTGCTGAATTTGGTCAGCGGGATTGATCGGCCCGATGCCGGGACAATTCGCGTGGACGACACCGACGTCACAAGTTTATCGAGGGGGCAGTTGGCGGATTGGCGAGCCGCGAATTTGGGATACATCTTTCAAACTCACAATCTGATTCCCGTCCTGACTGCCTACGAGAACGTGGAATTGCCCACGCTGTTGTTGAAGATGAGCGGCTCGCAACGACGTCAACGGGTGGAGTTGGCATTGGAAGCGGTGGGGCTCAGCGACCGAGCGGATCACTACCCCAGACAGTTGTCTGGCGGACAAGAACAACGTGTCGGAATCGCTCGCGCCATCGTCGCTCATCCGAAAGTCGTGGTCGCGGACGAGCCGACGGGAAGTTTGGACACGGAAACCAGTGAACAAGTGCAAGTCTTGCTTCAACGGCTAAATCGCGAACTCAACATCACCATGTTGATGGTGACTCATGATTTGGACGCAGCCAAAATTGCAAACCGGCAACTGTTGCTGGATCGCGGGAAGTTCATTGAGACCGGGGCGACATCTTCTTCAGCGACGCTCGCGTAAGCAACAGAAGTGTGTCTTTACTCGGCTAGCCGATCAAGAAACCATTCCTTCCTTTTGTCAGCCAACCCTATGTTTCGCTACGTTCTCAAGACGCTGTGGCGGCATCGCACTCGAACGTTGTTGACGGTGACCGGTGCGGCGGTGGCGATGTTTGTGTTTTGTTTTGTGGGGTCGGTTCAAGAAGGAATGCGGCGTTTGACGACGGGGACGGACGCGGATCGAAACTTGATTGTGTTTCAGGAAAATCGGTTTTGCCCGACCAGCAGTCGGTTGCCGGAAGATTACCAACGCATCGTTCAAGAAATCCCGGGTGTTCGCGAAGTGATGCCCATTCAGGTTTGGACCAATAACTGTCGTGCGAGTTTGGACATTGTCGTTTTCAACGGAGCCGACCCAGAGCAAATTCGACGGATGCGTCCGTTGCGGCTTCTCAGCGGAAGCTGGCAGCAGTTTCAGTCCTCCACAGATGCGGCATTGGTCGGACGCAATGTGGCTCAGCGACGCGGGCTAAAAACCGGGGATCAATTCACGATCGGCGAATTGTCCGTTCGTGTCGCGGGAGTTTTCACCTCGAATGTTCCGTCAGAAGAAAACTTGATCTACACGAGTTTGCGATTCTTGCAGTACGCCCGAGGTCTCGACGCGGCGGGTTTGGTCACGCAGCATGAGGTGTCTCTCACGAAAGAAGCCGACCCTGATCGCGTCGCGGCAGCAATTGACGAGAAGCTACGAGCGGCGGCGGTGGCGACAAAGACGCGGCGAAAGGGAGCGTTCCAGGCAAGCACCCTCTCGGACTTGGTTGATTTGATCGGGTTCGCACACTGGTTAGGTTACGCCTGCGTCGGATTGGTGCTTTCGCTGGTGGCGACCACAACGGTGATGAGTGTCCAAGACAGGATCAAAGAATATGCAGTGCTTCAAACGGTCGGCGTCCGTCCGCTGCGAGCCATGCGATTGGTTTTGGCCGAAAGTACGCTCCTGTGTCTGGTCGGCGGAGTCGGCGGGACATTGCTCGCATTGGTGGCATTGGGGCTTGGCGGATTCGCGATCGGAGCGGAGGGGGCGACGATTGCTTTTCGGCCTTCGATTCACCTGGCCATGATGGGAACCATGGTGTCGGTCATCGTGGGGATCTTGGCCGGAATCCTACCCGCGATTCAAGCCGCCACCGTTCCCATCGTCAACGCCTTGCGTCAGGACTGATTTCGTCGCGCGAGATCAATCACCGTTGCAGTTGTCATTTCTTGGCGACCAAGCTGACGCCAACGATGGCGATTCCCATGCCGGCGAAATGTTGCCACGACGATGGTTCGTGCAGAATGAGGATCGCCAGCAACATGGTCAGTACCGGGCCAACGGAACCGATGACCGTCGTCCGCGTGGCACCGATGGTCAGGATCGCTTCGTTAATCATGAAGCTTGGAATGACCGTGCATACAAACGCCAAGATCAATCCGTACGCGTAAACCACCGGTTGCACTGCGAAAAGATCTGACGCCGATCGAAACCAAAAGAAATGGGTCAACGCGAATGCGGTGGAGCCGATCATTGCCAAACTCGTGAATTCGCGACTGCCGATTTGTTGCATCACCGGTTTGGCAAAGAGAACGTAGAACGAATAGCTCAGTGCCGCCGCGAAAACCAGGAAAACTCCCCACGCCGTGTTGCCGTCGGTAGTGAACTGGCTTTCTTGTCCGTACATCAACCAAACGCCCGCGTAAGACAAACCAATCGCCGCCAAAATGCGACGGTTCAAGGTCTCGCCCAAAAACATCCAAGCGAGTGCCGCGACCATCGCTGGGTAGGTGAACAGCGTCAGGCGTTCGAGTTGTGCGGAGATGTACTGCAGCCCAGAAAGGTCCAAGTAAGAGGCCAAGTAGTAGCCCAAGAACCCAAGCGATAAAGCCCGCACCATGATCGGGATCGGCAAACCAGATTTCGGTGCCTGGTCCGACGCAACGCTATTCGGCAAAGACTTGTACCGACGTCGCATCAAGGTTGCAAAGACAGCGGCGTAGAAGGGCAATGCCATCAACATCCGCAGCGTCAACAACAAGGTCGCGTCTGCCCCGGCGGCAAAGGCGAGTTTGATAAAGATGGACTTCAACGCAAAGAGAAACGTGCCGACGATTGCGAGCGTCACGCCCCACGACAACTTGCTCGTGCCGGCGGGGCGGGTGACGGGTGATGCCTCGTTCGGGACGGTCGGGGAACTCACGAGTTCACTTTGTGATGGAGATTCAGCGGCGAAGATAGCCAGCGTGGCGAGCGAAAAGATTCGCCGCAACCGGGCTCACTGACAGCGTGGACACGCTTTGTCCGCCGCGGTTCGGGAATCGCTACCTAATTCCCGCTCTCGGTCGATCATCACGCGAAAACAATCACAACGCTTAGGAGAGCTGTTGTTCGCTGTCGTAAGGAACCGGCGTGCCGTGCAACTCCGCAAGAGCATTCGCGGCGGCACGTTGCTCGGCGTCTTTTTTGTTGTTGCCCCAAGCCGGGGTGAACGTTCGGTCGTCCACCATGGCTCCCATCAAAAACATCTTGCGATGATCAGGACCCGTTTCGCGAATCAGTTTGTAGATTGGCGTCGCTGACAATTCGCGTTGGGCGTATTGCTGCAACACCGATTTGTGATTGCCAGAACCTTGCGTGTCGACCGCGGTGTTGACCTCATCGGCCAGCCAACGCTTCAACCGTTCACGCACCACCTCCGGTCCGCCATCCAAGTACAGCGCCGCGATGACCGCTTCGAAGACATCGCTCACCAACGACTTGGGATAACTGCGATTGCGAGTGACGCCTCGGCCGACGATCAAGCATTGGTCCAGTCCCAATTTGCAAGCTACCTTTCCACAGGAACGCCGGCTCACAACAGCGGATTTGATCTTCGTCAGATCGCCTTCGCTGTATTCGGGGTACTCGTTGAAGAGCCATTCACAAACGGTCAGCCCCAAAACGGAGTCGCCCAAAAACTCCAACCGTTCATTGCTTGCCAAGCGATGTGAGGCGCCCGAGGCGTGCGTCAACGCCGAATGAAGCAGGTCGATGTTTTTGAAGCGATAGCCGAGGATCTCTTGGCAGCGTTCGATCTTGGCCGGCGAGTCCGCGTAGGGTTCGTCGTCGGAGGCGTCCACCAATCGGATCGTTTCTGAACGAAGCGATTCGTCGGTGGGTGGTGGCGACTCGTTGGGCTGCGTCGAGACCGTCGGTTCAGATTCCGACGTGAACGAAGCGTCTCGTGAACCTTCACGAGATGAATTGGATGAGGATGACACGCGCGGTCGGACCTTGGGCGAGTTGGATGAAGATGGACAATCTGTCAGTCTTCAGTCCCGCGCCGGTGACCGAAACCAAACGCAAAAATGCGGGGGATGTCTCGGCCACCGGTGAGCGACTGTTGGAAAAAATCGGAGAGTTTCAAAGCGGAATCTCTCCGATGCCGCCAATGATTCTATCTGGGGGAGTATCATTTTGGCAACGCAATGACGCCCTTGCATCCAAGCAATTTCAATTGGCGCACCGCAAGCGGAATGTGCGGATTCCCTGGGCAGGATTTTTGGGCACCTCCCGAGGGGGCGGATCGCCAATGGGCAGGCTGGGTTGCGAACAACGGTCGGTCGGCGGGCGGTATGTTGTTTTGCCGTGGAACGGTTTCTGAGCGGGGCGATTCGTTGCCGTCACCCGAGACCGACCGATCGAGAGCCATGCGGTCAGCACGAGAACCAGCAAACCGTGAACCAGCAAACATTGCGGCACACGCCAATCAGTGGAAGGAAACCATGACGCGAAGGAATTGGATCAGCTTGGGGCAAACAGGTCGGTGGAAAACGCTCGCTGGGGTGATCGTCATGGCCGCCGTTTTCCTTTTGGGGCGGATGCCGATCACGGAAGCGGAGGATTTGTCCAACAACGTCGCCGCCGCGACCGATGCGAATCTGCGTGCGGATCTGCGTTACCTCACCAGCGAAGAATTGGCAGGTCGCAACGCCGTGGGGAAGGAAATTCAGCTCGCTGCGGAGCATGTTGCGGAACGATTCCAGCAAATCGGCTTGGACACCCATCTCTATGGCGACTCCGCGTTTCAGCCTGTCGAGATGGCGACCGGGTCCGAGCCAACGTCTCGCGACGACAATCGATTGACTTGGTGGACGGCCGAGTCGAACCCTTCTGCGATTGCATTGGACAGCCAGTTTTCGCCACTCGCGATTGGGGCCCTCTCGGGGGATGTGGAATCGGATCTGGTTTGGCTGGGCTACGGCATACGGGCACCAGAATACGGATACGACGATTACCAAGCTTTGGCCGACGCGATGAAGGCGTCTGGGAAATCCACCGATCGGCCTGCTGAGGGCAAGATCGTGATGATGCTCCGCAAAGAACCCGGTTTCGCGAATCCGGACAGTCCGTTTGATGGTGTGAAGAACACGCGGCACGCTTTCTTCGACACCAAAATCGCGACGGCGATCGCGGAAGGCGCGGCGGGTGTGCTGCTCATCAATGATCCGGCCAGCGTCCGGGAATCGGTCCAGCGGGTCGAAAACAATTACGCGGCGGAAGACCGTCGAGTGAAAGCGTTGCAGATGCAGCTCAACGCTCTGCCGGCGGAGGCCACTAAGTTGCGGTCTGTTGTTCAAGAGAAACTGGACGCAGCGAAGGAAATGTTCGGCATTCGAGATTTGGCCGTCGACAAAGCAGGGTGGGGTCTGTTGGGTGTCGCGGAGGCTGGCATGCGGCCTCGGTTGGGCGATCCGGTAAAGGACCCCATCACCGGCGAAACGACTCAGCGTCCCGCGATTCCGGTGGCTTCGATCTCCCGAGACGCCGCGGATCGGATTTTGAAGCAGATGGCAGCCAACGCGGTTGACGATGAGGCCGAAACGTTTGCCGGTGGATTGACCGTGGTGGAAGCCGCGATTGATTCGGATTTCCAGCCGCGCGGCATCGCGGCCGAATCGCTTCGAGCCCGATTGCAGGTTGGATTGACGAAAGGAACCGCCACCAGCCCGAACGTGCTGGGCGTGTTGGAGGGCAAAGGGGAGTTGGCCGATGAGACCATCGTGATCGGTGCCCACTACGACCATGTCGGGATGGGCGGGCAGGGATCCCTGGCACCGGGAACGATCGAGATTCACAACGGTGCGGACGACAACGCGTCTGGCACGGCGACGATGTTAGCGGTCGCGAAGCGAGTCGTCGCTCATTTGGCAGATAAAGAAACTCATCGTCGCGTTTTGTTCATCGCCTTCACCGGAGAAGAACGTGGGCTGCTCGGCAGCAAGTACTATTGCCAGCAACCTCGTTTTCCCATTTCGAAAACGGTTGCGATGATCAACATGGACATGGTCGGGCGGCTTCGCGACAACGAGCTGACCGTCTACGGGACGGGGACGTCCGATGATTTTGAGAACCTCGTCAACGAACTCAACGACGGACTTCCTGAAACTGGCGCGGCCCCAGATTCGCGGCCGTTCAAGCTGAATTTGGTGGCCACCGGGTACGGGCCCAGCGACCATGCTTCGTTTTATGAAGCCGGCGTGCCGGTGCTGTTCTTCTTCACCGGTCTGCACAGCGATTATCACCGTCCAAGTGATGATTTCGAGAAACTTAACATGGACGGGATGATCCGTATAACCGATATCGTTTCTCAGGCCGCCAATCGGATTGCCACGTCACCGCGACGGCCTTCATACACGCAGACGAACAAAGATTTTCAGATTCGACGTCAAATGACGGTCATGCTCGGTGTTCAATTGGACCCGACATCCAATCAAGTCATTGACGTGATGGATCCGAGTGCTGCGAAAGATGGGGGCGTTTTGGAAGGCGATCAATTGGTGAAGGCTGGAAGCAAACCGATTCAATCCATCAACGATTTGCGGGAAGAACTTCGATCGAAGTCACCCGGGGACGTTCTGAACCTGACCGTATTGCGGGATGGTGAAACGGTGGAATTGAGCGTCAGGCTTCGAGCTCGATAATCGCCAAGAAAAAGTCCAATCTGCTGTTGAAACCACCTCGATCCGTCTTGAACTGGTCGAACGGGATTGACAGAATGACCGGCAACAAAGCTTGATTTCGGTGAGGAAACCGAAGCCATTCAAGCGGGCTTGAATTAGACCATCGCATTCACCACGCAAGGAGTAGCGGACGTGCGAACCATCGTTCTTTCGGCCATCGCCATGGCCATGACCACCGTCAGTGTTTTGGCACCGGCTTCGGTTTCTGCCCAAGACAGCGGTCACCGCATCGCCGTCGTCGACGTCGCTTACATCTTCAAAGAAAATGAAGGTATCAAAAAGCAAGTCAAGGCAGTTGAAGACAACCTGAAGGCCTTCGACGCGGAGTTGACCGCGAAACGCGAAGAGTTGAAGGCTGCTGCCGAGAAGCTGAAGACCTTCAACCCAAGTTCGGCTGAGTACACTGCTCAAGAAGAACGCGTCGCTGCCATGGAATCCAAGCTTCGTTTGGACATGGCTCGCAAACGCAAAGAGTTGGCCGATCGCGAAGCGAAGATCTACTACGACAACTACCAGCTCATCGCTGATGGCGTCCAACAGATTGCCGTGTACCACAAAATCAACCTGGTTCTTCGTTACAACAGCGAAAACATGGACCTCGAACGAGGTGAATCGGTCATCCGGGGCGTGATGCGAAACATCGTCTATCACGACGACAAGTTGGACATGACCGGAGCTGTTATGCAGTTCCTGGACAAGAAGTTGATGGCCGGCGGCGCACCAAACCGTCAGTGATCAAGGTCGTCTGACGAAGACAATGAATTCGGTGGTTCAAGTGTTGCTTGGGCCACCACGCGGTGCAGCGAAGGATTCGCGGCACTTGATGACATGCAATGGGGCCATGGGCACGGAGTGCCCGTGGGCAGGTTTCGCTCGCGTGCAAGGAGGCTCGCAGCGTGATGGGGATTCGCAACGAACATACGATCGCGTCGTGCTGTGAAATCAGCGGGCGTGGTTACTGGAGCGGCAAAGACGTTCGCGTCACTTGCTGTCCCGCGCCTGCCGGAACCGGTGTTGTGCTGGTTCGGTCCGATTTGCCGGGCATGCCAGAATGCCCCGCTCACACCCAATTCGCCGACGGCGTTTCCTTCCGCACCAACTTGGTTCAGGGCGACGCTTCGTTCCAGATGGTCGAGCATCTGATGGCCGCGCTGGCCGGACTGGAAATTGACAACTGCCGAGTTGAGATCTCCGCCGAAGAACTACCCGGTTTGGACGGCAGTTCACTCGCCTATGTCGATGCCTTGCAAGAGGCCGGCTTGGTCATTCAAGCAGCAACGTCGCGGCCGCTTGTGATTCGCGATTCGTTCCGGATCGAACATGGTGGCGGCTATGTCGATGTTGCTCCAAGCACGAACCAGGAAACGGTCTACGAATATTCGCTGGACTATGGCGTCGACAGCCCGATTCGTCAGCAGTCGTATCGGTGCGTCCAAACACCTCACACGTTTTCTCGCCAAGTCGCCTCGGCACGCACTTTTGTCACGGCCGAACAAGCCGATCAATTGCGAAGCTCGGGCGTGGCGTCTCATGTAACCCACGACGACCTGCTGGTGATTGGTGAAGACGGGCCCGTCGGCAATGCCTACCGTTTTCGCAACGAATGTGCACGTCACAAGACACTGGATTTGATTGGCGATCTTTCGCTGGCTGGCGTGTCTTTGATAGGACAGTTCACTTCGGTTCGCGGTGGACATTCGCTCAACGCGATTGTCGCGAAACGGCTGGCGGAATTGGCCGCCGAGCAGTCTTTGGTTCGCCAGGATGAGTCGTCTGCCGTGCTAGTTCATCGCCGTGCAGCATGAACCGAACCAACTTGATTTATCAACTCACTTTGTTATCGCATCTCAAACTCAAGACAACGCACCAAGGATCCAAACATGAGTGCTAACATCGCTCGCACCGCCGTCGTTGATCCTCGTGCACAAATCGGTGATGGGGTCCAAATCGGCCACTTCAGCGTCATCGGACCCAACGTGAAGTTGGGCGATCGGACTCGCGTGGGCGACCACGTGACGATCGACGGGGTCACTTCGATCGGTTGCGATAACCAAATTTTTCCGCACGTTTCGATTGGCACGAACCCGCAAGACGTCAGCTATCGCAATACGCCCACTCGCGTTGAGATTGGCGATGGAAATGTTTTTCGTGAGCAGGTCACGATCAACCGTGCCAGTGAAAAAGAAGACGGTGTGACTCGCGTTGGCGATCACAACTATCTGATGACCGGTACACACATCGCTCATGATTGCAGCATTGGGTCACGCATCGTGCTGGCCAACAATTGCATGATCGGTGGGCACGCTCACATCGCTGATGATGTAACCATTGCCGGTGGAGCCGGGGTGCACCAGTTCGTTTCGATCGGAACGCTGAGCTTCGTCGGTGCGATGACTCGTATTCTGCAAGACGTGCCACCGTACGTGATTGTCGACGGCGCGGACGCTCGTCCCCGTTGCATCAACACGGTGGGACTGAAACGTCACGATTACACGCAAGACGACATTGCTGTGTTGACGCAGGCGTTTCGTTTGCTGTATCGGAAGCGTGTCGGTGTGGAACCCGCTCGCGATCAAATGTTCGCGACCGGTCCAATCCGCCCCGTTTTGCGTCACCTGTTTGATTGTTTGGACAACAGTTGCCTTGGTCGTGCCGGCCGAGGACGAGATCGTAGAAAGAAAGCAGCATGAACCGGGAATTGCGAGTCGCCGTCATTGGAGCCGGTCACCTGGGCCGCATCCACGCGAAGCTGATTGCTCAAGTGGAAGGAGCCCGCTTGGTCGCCGTTTGCGATCCGGTGAAGGACGCATGCGATGCCTTGGCGGAAACTCATGGTGTCACCGCGTACAGCGACTACCGCGATTCCATCGAACACATCGACGCAGCCATCATCGCGGCGCCGACGGACCTGCACTGCGACATCGCGTCGACTTTGATCAAGGCCGGCAAGCACCTGATGGTTGAAAAGCCACTGGCCGCTGATTCGGACGACGCACGCCGCCTGGCGTTGATGGCGTCCACTCGCAACTTGGTTTTGCAAGTTGGCCATGTTGAACGATTCAATCCCGCGTTCACCGCGCTGGGTGATTTTGGTGTCGACGTGAAATACGTCGAGGCCACGCGAGCTTCACGCTTCCCCGGACGTTGTTTGGATGTTGGCGTGGTGATGGACTTGATGATTCACGATTTGGATTTGGTGCTGTCGCTGACTCAAGCGTCGGTGCGTTCCATTTCGGCCAGCGGGATTTCCGTGGTCAGCGATCACGAAGACATTGCCGAAGCTCGCTTGGAGTTCGAGTGTGGCTTGGTCGCGAATTTGAAGGCTTCGCGAGTCAGTCCACTGCCTTGTCGCGACATGACTTTGTTCAGTCCGGCCGGATTTGCACAGATCGATTTTGGGAAGCCATCGCTTTCGACCGTTCGTGCGAGTGAAACGTTGTCGACACGGCAGTTTGATTTGGATCAAGCTACCGACAATCCATTGGGATACGCCGATGATTTGTTCGGTGAGCACTTGCAGTGCGAAGTCAACGAGTTGGAGCCTCGCAATGCGATCCTCGATGAGCTGCATGACTTTGTGATCAGCGTCGAGAGTCGCACTTCACCGATCGTTGATGGTTCCGCCGGTGCTCGCGCCGTCACCATCGCATCCGCGATTCTGGATGCCATCGATGAGCGTGCTTGGTACTCGTACGCTGGTGCTGATGAGCGTGGTCCGTTGGCGATTCCACGTCGCCGCGTTGGCCAACCCGCAACGCAAGATGTCGCGGCTTCTCGCCGGGCTGCCTAACCGCGTGCTCTCGCCGGAGCGTTCGCCATTCGTTGCGAAATGCCCGGCTTCATCGACTGGGTGGGTTGCGAGCGAATCCAGCTGTCTTGTTCGCAGCAGGCCAGTGTGTCGGCGAATTGCTTGCAAATTGCTGGGTCTAAAGGTGCGACAGGCTGACGCATCCCTGTTCAGGATTCGCTCTCTGTCGCGTAGAACCGCTCAAAACCCGCAGGAATTTTGCCCCGCAAAGTCGTTTTGATCGTTTTTTCCGGTGTAATTGCACTGGTTGACGCAAGCTGCGTGACACCTAAACTCTGCCCAAATTGCCTCCGCGCGTGTTTGAGGCATTTCCACCTAGTCTAGGAGAGTTTAGATGATTCGATCGATCATGGTCGTCGCCCTGTTCGCTGTTAGCAGCGTTGCTGTGGCCCCACAAGCTGAAGCCGGTTTGTTCGGATGCTTCAAGAAGAAAAGCTGCTGCGAGCCAGCTCCAGTTTGCTGCGAAGCACCTGAGCCAGTTTGCTGCGAACCAGCTCCAGCACCAGTTTGCTGCCCAGAGCCAGCTCCAGCTCCTGTTTGCTGCGAGCCAGCACCTGCACCAGCTCCTTGCTGCGAACCAGCACCTGCTCCAGCTCCCGTTTGCTGCGAGCCAGAACCAGCACCAGTTTGCTGCGAACCAGCTCCTGTTTGCTGCCCAGAGCCAGCACCAGTTTGCTGCGACCCATGCGCAAAGCCAAAGTGTGGCTTGTTCGCAAAGATCAAGGCTCGCTTCGCAGCCAAAAAGTGCTGCCCAGATCCTTGCTGCAACTGAATCACCGGCATTCGTCGGTAGTGGGTTTCGATCGCTGCCGCGAAACACCGTGCTAAGAGCGAGTGCTGTTCATGAACAGTGCTCGTTTTTTTATGCGCCGTCGTTTGGGCTTTGAAATCCATCGCGTGGTTGGATGTGCCCACGAAATTTTGTTGACGACGAACCGCTAATTCGCGTTACCGTCAGATTCTGCACCCAAGCCAGATTCGTATGCGAAAACCGAACGCCATGACGCGAGGCGTGTTGGCTTGTCCCGCCGGTTTGTCAAAATGGGCACTGGCCGTGACGGGATGATGCTACGGCCCGCCGTTTCTTCTTCGACCCAACTCATTGAAAATTCGCAATGGTATCTGCCAGTATTCTCGCTCTCGACGTCGAACAACTGAACCGCGATTGGCAGTGGATGCTGTCGGTGTTGCAGACCGTGTTGCAGCGTGGAGGCGATGAACAGTTGGCTGAGTTGTTGCCGGTTCCCGGATCGAAGTTGGACATCGAAAAGACGCCGGCCGATTCGGTTCAACTGACGCAGGCCTATTCCATCGCGTTTCAATTGCTAAGCATGGCCGAGCAAAGTTC containing:
- a CDS encoding HlyD family efflux transporter periplasmic adaptor subunit → MANTPLDLGQLALDRNPKEHQSRQPSRYRRFGIRYLLPAATLIGFAALLGVSAGRHWLPRPKVSVMPVIAKRAEVVQAGTALFQAPGWIEPRPTAISVAALAPGVIESLLVVEGQAVEKGEPVARLISIDAELNVERARNTVAIREGEWKRAKAELAAAKRRLNHPLHLQVQLSDAESMLAKAETELAKLPFLAEAAKANVKYAEQNLQGKRSAEGAISGRLLSRAESDLAAEQAKLQELEQREPNLKRDVHALSNKVHALKSQLELLIEETRQVEEAEAKVDSAAALWEEAKLQLRQAKLVLERNVVKSPMSGRILRLVASPGTRVSGASSSASHSASTVVEMYDPERLQVRADVRLEDVPMVQKGQPVEIETASSSVVIQGRVLQATSAANVQKNTLEVKVELMDPPATVSPEMLVTTTFLSPEVNGGVDASAERERLFIPKSLIQTNDQGDYVWCVSAESIAERKAVSVGGTAGDDLVEIESGLDVTAKLITSRPSGLKDGDWVEIESEDQTMGVN
- a CDS encoding ABC transporter ATP-binding protein, translated to MALVELRGVSKSFQKGDQTITPLDQIDLDIHEGEFVSLMGPSGTGKSTLLNLVSGIDRPDAGTIRVDDTDVTSLSRGQLADWRAANLGYIFQTHNLIPVLTAYENVELPTLLLKMSGSQRRQRVELALEAVGLSDRADHYPRQLSGGQEQRVGIARAIVAHPKVVVADEPTGSLDTETSEQVQVLLQRLNRELNITMLMVTHDLDAAKIANRQLLLDRGKFIETGATSSSATLA
- a CDS encoding ABC transporter permease; the protein is MFRYVLKTLWRHRTRTLLTVTGAAVAMFVFCFVGSVQEGMRRLTTGTDADRNLIVFQENRFCPTSSRLPEDYQRIVQEIPGVREVMPIQVWTNNCRASLDIVVFNGADPEQIRRMRPLRLLSGSWQQFQSSTDAALVGRNVAQRRGLKTGDQFTIGELSVRVAGVFTSNVPSEENLIYTSLRFLQYARGLDAAGLVTQHEVSLTKEADPDRVAAAIDEKLRAAAVATKTRRKGAFQASTLSDLVDLIGFAHWLGYACVGLVLSLVATTTVMSVQDRIKEYAVLQTVGVRPLRAMRLVLAESTLLCLVGGVGGTLLALVALGLGGFAIGAEGATIAFRPSIHLAMMGTMVSVIVGILAGILPAIQAATVPIVNALRQD
- a CDS encoding DMT family transporter — encoded protein: MSWGVTLAIVGTFLFALKSIFIKLAFAAGADATLLLTLRMLMALPFYAAVFATLMRRRYKSLPNSVASDQAPKSGLPIPIMVRALSLGFLGYYLASYLDLSGLQYISAQLERLTLFTYPAMVAALAWMFLGETLNRRILAAIGLSYAGVWLMYGQESQFTTDGNTAWGVFLVFAAALSYSFYVLFAKPVMQQIGSREFTSLAMIGSTAFALTHFFWFRSASDLFAVQPVVYAYGLILAFVCTVIPSFMINEAILTIGATRTTVIGSVGPVLTMLLAILILHEPSSWQHFAGMGIAIVGVSLVAKK
- the rnc gene encoding ribonuclease III — encoded protein: MRLVDASDDEPYADSPAKIERCQEILGYRFKNIDLLHSALTHASGASHRLASNERLEFLGDSVLGLTVCEWLFNEYPEYSEGDLTKIKSAVVSRRSCGKVACKLGLDQCLIVGRGVTRNRSYPKSLVSDVFEAVIAALYLDGGPEVVRERLKRWLADEVNTAVDTQGSGNHKSVLQQYAQRELSATPIYKLIRETGPDHRKMFLMGAMVDDRTFTPAWGNNKKDAEQRAAANALAELHGTPVPYDSEQQLS